The segment TCTACAGAATGCCTACGAAGGCGTCGCGACGGCCTATGTGCCCTTAGTCTCGACACTTGTGCAATTGAAACAAATCCAAGAAGCGATGGACATCTGCCGCAAAGTGGCGGAAGATCGCGCCAATGCACAGCCGGCAGTCATTCTTGCGACCGCGCTACTGACCACCGGGGCGACTCCAACGGACATGGAGATCGGCGAGCCGATCTTTTCTACGGCCTTGCAAAAATATGGCGACAATATCGAATTGCTCATGGCACTTGCCAGCATCCGTTTCATGCAAGGAAGATATTCCGACGTGATTTCGTTGAGCCAGCAAGTACTGGATCGCGATCCAAATCACGTCCTGGCAATGAACAACTTAGCCTCGTTGTTGGCCGAATCCGACGATCGTGCAAGTCGGGCGCGATCGATCGAGATTATCGAGCGCGCATTGAAAATCGAAGGCCGCCTGCCCACATTGCTTGACACCAAGGGCATGGCACTCTTTCATCAAGGACAAACTGACGAGGCCGTTAAATATTTAAAAGAGGCTGTTGCCGGATCGCCCAGCGAGCCGCGTTTCCTGTTCCACTTGGCTGTAGCCTATCATCGACTAGGCGATCGTGAGCAGGCAAAATCAAATCTCCAGTTGGCACGGGAAAAAAAACTTCCCCTCAATCAGTTGACGCCAACCGAGAAGCGCCTGCTGGAAGAGCTGATCGATCAGAATGCTCGCAATCTTCAAACATCCAACCCACGGACCTCCGGCGGCGCACGTTGAAGCAGGTCGGACAAATTAGCATTGTCGTCTTGGCAATCGGAGTAACGGTTGCGGCAGCCATTCACCAGGGACACCTTACCAATCGCTGGGGAGCATCACAGCGCATGGAGGCCGCAGTCCCGGTGTTGCAATCGCTGCCAAAGGACTTGGGACCATGGCGTCTCGATGCGCCCGACAAATTGCCGCCAGAGGTGGTGAAAACCCTGCAGTGTCCCGTGTACGCAGGCGGCCAGTATTCGAACCGAGAGACTGGGGAAACGGTGCTGGTTAGCGCACTGTTGGGACCGCCCGGTACCATGTCGGTGCATCGACCGGAGATTTGCTTCTCCGCCATTAGCTTTCCCCAGGAGACCGACCGCCAGCGCACGGTAATCCTATCGGATGGCATCGAACATTCTGCTTGGAAAGTGCAGTTCCGCGATATGAACTCCACCGACGGCGGCATCATGCGAGTGTACTACGCCTGGAGCGACGACGGCGTATGGTCGGCAGCCGAACAACCGCGAATTGCCTTCGGCACCAAGCCATTCTTATTTAAGGTTCAGGTAGTGGTGCGACTTTCTGAAGCGGCCGCTTCACAAGCCAGCGACCCTGGACAGTCGTTCTTGAGTGAATTCATACCGGTCTTTAGAAAACTCATCGACCGGCACAAATTAGGTAGGGGCAACAAGCAGTAGCAACGAGGCTCGATCTGGGATGTACCTAAAATAGGAGTTATTCATATGTCATCTACTACGATTACCAGAAAACATACCGAACGATTGCGCGGAACAGAACCGATTTCGGATACGCTTAAACCAGCGCTTATCCCAGCGCGATATTTTGCCTGGAAGCCCTGGATCGAGCGACCGATGGCTGCGATTCTGCTGCTGCCAGCGGCAATGGTCATTGCGGCGTTGGTGATTCTCGTCCGCTGCACTTCTTCGGGACCGGCCATCTTTCGCCAACAACGTGTGGGGCGAAATGGGCGAATCTTTACGATGTATAAAATCCGAACCATGCGGCAGGATGCCGAAACTCTCACCGGTGCCGTGTGGGCGCAGCAGGGCGATCCACGGATTACGACGGTGGGCCGCGTTTTGCGAAAGCTTCATTTGGATGAGTTTCCGCAACTCATCAACGTGCTTAAGGGAGATATGTCACTGATCGGCCCACGCCCCGAACGCCCCGAGTTCACTCAGCGGCTCGGCATCGAAGTCCCCGGCTATCTCGATCGCTTGCAGGTGCTGCCCGGCATCACCGGACTGGCGCAAATTAACCTTCCCCCAGACACGGACATTGAAAGCGTGCGCCGCAAACTGCACCTCGACTTGCGCTATGTATCCGAGGCTAGTTTATTCCTCGATCTGCGCATGTTCCTCTGCACGGCGACACGCATTGTCGGCGTTCCCGGCGATCTGGCGATGCGAAGCTTCGGCCTACGCCGCCCCGTGCCCCTGCATTTGGAACATGCTCAACAATTCCAGGTGCATCAGGGCGTTAACGGCGCAAATCATTATTCAACAAAGCGAGCAGCGATTCATCCTCACAACGGTCATTCCACCAACGGCAGCGGGCATCTAGATGAGTCGACCGTCAACCGCGTCGTCGAGGCCATTTCTCAAACGGCGGATTCTTAGCGGGTGGGTGGATTCGCCAGTTTGTCCCTTGAACCTTACGCCACGCTGCCGGTAAATGCTCAACGCTTTGACGATCGACGTGGAAGATTACTACCACGTGAGCGCTTTCGAGCAATACGTCGATCGAAATCGTTGGGATCAGTACGAAAGCCGAGTGGTTCCATCCACGCGGCGGCTGTTGGAAATCTTCGATCATCACCAAGTGCAAGCGACGTTTTTCGTGTTGGGCTGGGTCGCGCAGCGCCATCCGCAGCTCGTGAAGGACATTGCCGCGGCGGGACATGAAGTCGGCTCGCATACGTATTGGCATCGCTTGATCTATCAACAATCGCCGGCAGAATTTCGTGAAGATTTGCGGCGGTCGCGCGATGTGCTGGAAGATATCCTTGGCGTTGCGGTCACGCTGTTTCGCGCGCCGAGCTTTTCGATAACCGCGCAGTCTCTCTGGGCGTTGGAGGTACTCGTGGAAGAGGGATTTCAAGCCGACTCGAGTATTTTTCCCGTGCGCCGAGGTCGATATGGCATCGTGGGCGCGCCGCAATGCCTTTACCGGCTGCAAACGAAATCAGGCCCAATTTGCGAATTCCCTCCCTCCGTTCTGCGGATTGCTGGCAAGAATGTGCCGGTTTGCGGCGGAGGCTATTTCCGCTTGTACCCCGGCCTGGTCACGCACACCTGCCTGGCGAGGTTTAATCGGCAACACGCAATGCCGTTCGTCTTTTATTTGCATCCCTGGGAAATCGATCCTCAGCAGCCACGCTTGGGCGTCGGCACGGCGATCAATCGACTGCGCCATTATGTGAACCTGCGCCGAACCGAGAAAAAGTTCAACAACTTGCTCGAGCGATTCCAGTTCGGCACCGTATCGGCAGCGATCGCGGCTTCCAACTTTGATCCATTTGAACCGGCTTTGCTCAGCCGTGAACTGACCGCCGCATGATGCTTCACGAAACCATCTTGGTTGCAGGCAAAGCCGGTGAATCGCGCGGCGCGCTGCGTCCAAAGATTCTGTATCTCACTCATCGCGTTCCCTACCCGCCCAATCGCGGCGATCGGATTCGCTCGTACCACACACTGAAATATTTAGCCGAGCGGGCAACGGTCGATCTTGCGTGCCTGGCCGATGAGCCGGTCGAAGACGGGTCGATCGATGTGCTGGCGGGCTTGTGCCGCCGGGCCGCCATTGCGCCGCTGGGAAAACTCGACCGCTGGAGACGCGCGTTGGCGTCATTGGCGCGCGGCCGTTCGGCGACAGAAGGATTGTTCTATTGCCCTCAACTATTTCGCACGCTTGCCAAATGGTCCGTGGACACTCAGTACGACGCCGTCCTGGCGTTTTGCTCGAGCATGACCCCCTACTTAGATGCCGGTCGCCTTCCCGACATGCCGACCTTTGTCGATCTAGTCGATGTCGATAGCCAAAAGTGGTTCGATTATGCTGAATTAGCTCACTGGCCGAAGAGCTGGCTCTATCGACTTGAAGGACGCCGCGTGCGTCGGCTCGAGCAGCAGCTAGCAGCACGCTCGAATGCAGTCTTCGTCGTGAGTGAAAACGAAGCCAACGTGCTGCGCAGCTTTTGCCCAAACCGCGACATCCACTCTATTCCCAACGGAGTCGATCTCGATTACTTCAAGCCCTCGCAATACAAACAAGAGCCAACCGATCCGGAATGTGTGTTTGTCGGCGCACTCGATTACCGCGCGAATATCGACGGCGTAACGTGGTTTTGCCGCGATGTTTGGCCACAAGTTCGAGCGAAACATCCAACCGCCCGATTGAAGTTGGTGGGCCGGTGCCCCTCCGATGCGGTTCGGCAATTGGCTAAATTGCCCGGCGCCGATGTGGCCGCCGACGTGCCCGACGTTCGGCCGTATCTGCACTCGGCTCAGGTGGTGATCGCCCCGCTCCGCATCGCCCGCGGCGTACAAAATAAGGTGCTCGAAGCGTTTGCCGCCGCCAAACCGGTGGTTGCGACTTCCGCGGCACTGGTTGGCATTCCGGCCACCGCAGGCGAGCACGTTTACCAGGCAGACGACCCGGCCCAGTGGCTGACGGCGCTTTCCGAGTTGTTTGCGCAGCCCGCTCGCCGGCAGCAACTGGCCGCTGCCGCTCGGCGATTTGCCGCGGCCCACTACGACTGGTCAACTTGCCTTTCGCCGCTCGAATCGATCCTTTCCCTCGCACCGCAATCGTGCAATACGGCCGACAGCAAACTGTTCGGTCGCTCCCCAATCTCAGCTCGTCGGCTGCCGCAGCCAACTTGACAGCAATCCTCTGTCTAGCTCCATGAGCATCGACCTGGAAACAACGCCCCTCCCTGCCGAAGCCGATCCCACGGCTCCGGTTGCGCACGAAAATGCACCCCCGGCTTCCCAGCACGTCACGATCATCGAGGCCCGGCCTGGCTGGAAATTTGTTGACTTCGCAGAATTGTGGCGGTATCGCGAATTGCTCTATTTCCTCGTCTGGCGCGATGTCAAAGTGCGTTATAAGCAAACGGTGCTGGGCGCGCTGTGGGCGATTCTGCAGCCGGTGGCCACGATGCTCGTCTTCAGTTTGTTTTTCGGGCGGATGGCGGAAATGCCGTCCGACCTGGTTCCCTATCCGCTGTTTGTGCTGGCCGGCCTCGTTCCCTGGACGTTTTTCTCCAACGCCCTCAGCCAGGCCGGCGGCAGCGTCGTCGGCAGCCAAAACCTAGTCACCAAGGTCTATTTTCCGCGGCTGTTCATTCCGCTGGGGGCAATCGGTGCCGGGCTGGTCGATTTTGCCATCGCCTTTGTGGTGCTGATTGTGCTGATGCTCGGTTACGGAGTGCTTCCTAGCGCTGGCATGCTACTCATGCCGCTGCTGACGCTCGATCTGATCGCGGCGGCCCTAGGGGTGGGCGTGCTGCTCTCGGCGTTGACGGTGGCCTACCGCGATTTTCGCCACGTCGTGCCGTTCATGGTGCAGTTGTGGATGTTCGCCACGCCCTGCATCTACATGAGCACGCAAACCTTCGGCCCGCGGTGGAATGCCATCCTGCCGCTGAACCCGGCCTTCGGCATTATTTCCAACATGCGAGCGGCGGTGCTGAGTAAGCCGCTCGATTTGTACTCGCTATCGATTTCGACGGCAGTAGCGCTGGCATTTTTGGTAATCGGCTGCATGTATTTCCGGCGCGTGGAGCGGTCGTTTGCGGATATTATTTAGACAGAACAAGGTTTGACGACCATCATTCAACACTCGTCGCCGTCTCGTCATCGCTCCGTGGAAGTGCGCACACCCCTTACAAACGAACTAAATCGGGTGTTCGACCAAAAATACGGCCCCGCCGAAAAGGCTGGCCCCAACGTACGGCTTTGGAAACGTGTCGGGTACTATACGCCCGATGAGCACTACGAAGCACTCGTCAGCACCTTAGTCAACGAAAAAACAGTATGGCTCGACGTAGGTTGTGGTCGCGGCCTGTTTCCGACGAACCTGAAATTGGCGGCGGAGTTGGCCGGTCGGTGTGCACGATTGGTCGGAATCGATCCGGACGATACAATTCACAAAAATTCGCTCGTCCATGACTATGTTCAAGCCACCGTCGAGGATTTTACTACGGAAGAGTGCTTCACGCTGATCACTATGCGAATGGTGGCCGAACATATTTCCGACCCGCAAGCGGTGCTGACAAGTCTTCGCAGGCTACTCAGCCCCGGTGGCGTCGTCGTGCTCTTCACACCTTTCCGCTGGAGCCCCCTTTCCCTCGCGGCGCGCCTGCTTCCCCACCGCTTGCATCACCCTATTAAGCACCTGCTTTGGCGCACCCAAGAAGAAGACACGTTTCGAGTCGAGTACAAACTGAATACCAGGCGCCAATTGAGGCGGATATTTAGTCGCAACGACTTTGAAGAGGTTTCGTTTCAAAGGTTGGCGGATTGCGCCTCAACTTGGCGCTTTCCCAGGCTGCACCTTGTAGAGCTCGCTTTTTGTCGGGCAATTCAGCGGCTGGACTTGCCGTATCCTGAACACTGCATTTTGGCCGCCTTCCAGAAGAAGTCGTGAAGGGCCTGCTATTCACCTACGCTCTGACCTACGGCGGCGCACTGGCGTCGCTCGTGAATCCCTTCATTGGCCTGCTGATCTACGTCTGCTTTGCGATCATTAAGCCCGAATCGCTCTGGCACTATTCGGTTCCCGCAGGCAACTATAGCCGAATCGTGGCGGCTGCCCTTTTGGCGGGCTGGGCGTTTCAGGGGTTTGGCGATTGGAACTTCGGCCGGGCGCGAGTCGTCGTCTGGTCGCTGCTGGGGTTTATGGCTTGGTACATGCTGAGTGCCATTTTCGCGATCAATCAAGAAGTCGCCTGGGGCGATGTCGAAGCGAAAGGCAAGGTGGTGCTGCCGTTTCTCGTCGGCATCACGATCGTCCGCTCGCCGGCGCAGCTCAAGCAGCTCGCCTGGGTAATCATGCTCAGCCAGGGCTTTGTCGCCTACGAAGCCAACATGTCGTACCTTACCGGCGGCTTTAATTGGATTCGCGAAATTGGCTTCGGCGGCATGGATAACAATTGCTGTGCCATCGCAATGGTCTGCGGAACCGGCTTCGCTTTCTTTCTGGGCCTGGCCGAAACGGGCTGGAAGCGCTGGCTGGCGTTTGCGGCAGCCGCATTCATGGCGCACGCCATCATGATCTCCAATTCCCGCGGCGGCATGTTGGCTCTGATGATCACCGGCGGTGCGTCGTTCGTACTGATTCGTAAGCAGCCGGTGCATTACGTATACCTGCTGCTGGCGGTCATCGTCGGTGTGCGGATGGCCGGTCCATCGGTCTGGGAACGGTTCAACACGACGTTTGCCGCCCAAGAAGACCGCGACGAGTCGGCTCAAAGTCGCATCGACCTGTGGAAAGTTTGCCTCCAAATCACCGCCAGCAATCCAATCTTTGGCATCGGGCCGAACAATACGCCGCTGGTGACGCACGAGTACGGCTTCACAAAGGGCAAATCGCCCCACACGCTCTGGTTGCAAACAGCTTCGGACTTAGGGCTGCCCGGCATTGCCATGCTGCTCACGTTCTACTTCTCGGCAATTCTGGGACTTTGGCGTCTGGCAAAAGAGTTCGATCCGCTCGCTCCAGAACTTGCCGATAGCTGCCGCATGGTGATTGCCGCGCTGATAGGTTTCATGGTGGCCGCCCAGTTTGTTTCGCTCTTGGGGCTGGAGCTGCCGTTTTATGTGGCGCTTGTGGGGGCCGGATACTTGAAGTTTTCCGGCGCGCTGCTCGCGTCGTTCTCTGCTGCGCATTACGAAGAGCCGAACGAGATCGACACAGCGGCGGAGCACTCCTTGCTGGCTGCGACTTCATGAAGTTCTTCTGATGCCTCCTGCCATTCGTATCGAAGGGATCTCCAAACAGTACCGCATCGGCACGGCCCGCGGCGGCTATCGCACATTGCGCGAGTCGGTCAACGATAGCGCGGCTGCCCTGTGGCGGCGGGCGCACCGGTTGGCCCGCCGAAATGGCCATCTCAACGGCCACGCAAAGCTGCCCAGCGGCACGCTGGCGCACGAGTCAAACGGCCACGCCGCCGGCCATCTCGCTGCGGCGTCAGCTCCGGGCAACCACAGCATGGAACAAAACGGGGCTACCCCCCCCGAGCGCCCCGGCACATTTTGGGCGCTCAAAGATGTCTCGTTCGATGTCGAGCACGGCGAAGTCGTCGGCATCATCGGTCGCAACGGAGCGGGCAAGAGCACCCTACTCAAAATCCTCAGCCGCATCACGGAGCCGACGAAGGGCAAGATTACGCTCAACGGCCGCGTGGCGAGCCTCTTGGAAGTCGGCACGGGTTTCCACCCCGAGCTCACCGGGCGCGAAAACATCTACTTGAACGGCGCCATCCTCGGCATGACGCGCCGCGAGATCTCCCGCAAGTTCGATGAGATCGTCGATTTTTCTGGGATCGAGAAATTTTTGGAAACACCCGTCAAGCGATACTCCAGCGGCATGCACGTCCGTCTGGCATTCGCCGTTG is part of the Pirellulales bacterium genome and harbors:
- a CDS encoding exosortase-associated EpsI family protein, giving the protein MKQVGQISIVVLAIGVTVAAAIHQGHLTNRWGASQRMEAAVPVLQSLPKDLGPWRLDAPDKLPPEVVKTLQCPVYAGGQYSNRETGETVLVSALLGPPGTMSVHRPEICFSAISFPQETDRQRTVILSDGIEHSAWKVQFRDMNSTDGGIMRVYYAWSDDGVWSAAEQPRIAFGTKPFLFKVQVVVRLSEAAASQASDPGQSFLSEFIPVFRKLIDRHKLGRGNKQ
- a CDS encoding sugar transferase, with amino-acid sequence MSSTTITRKHTERLRGTEPISDTLKPALIPARYFAWKPWIERPMAAILLLPAAMVIAALVILVRCTSSGPAIFRQQRVGRNGRIFTMYKIRTMRQDAETLTGAVWAQQGDPRITTVGRVLRKLHLDEFPQLINVLKGDMSLIGPRPERPEFTQRLGIEVPGYLDRLQVLPGITGLAQINLPPDTDIESVRRKLHLDLRYVSEASLFLDLRMFLCTATRIVGVPGDLAMRSFGLRRPVPLHLEHAQQFQVHQGVNGANHYSTKRAAIHPHNGHSTNGSGHLDESTVNRVVEAISQTADS
- a CDS encoding DUF3473 domain-containing protein is translated as MLNALTIDVEDYYHVSAFEQYVDRNRWDQYESRVVPSTRRLLEIFDHHQVQATFFVLGWVAQRHPQLVKDIAAAGHEVGSHTYWHRLIYQQSPAEFREDLRRSRDVLEDILGVAVTLFRAPSFSITAQSLWALEVLVEEGFQADSSIFPVRRGRYGIVGAPQCLYRLQTKSGPICEFPPSVLRIAGKNVPVCGGGYFRLYPGLVTHTCLARFNRQHAMPFVFYLHPWEIDPQQPRLGVGTAINRLRHYVNLRRTEKKFNNLLERFQFGTVSAAIAASNFDPFEPALLSRELTAA
- a CDS encoding TIGR03087 family PEP-CTERM/XrtA system glycosyltransferase, which translates into the protein MMLHETILVAGKAGESRGALRPKILYLTHRVPYPPNRGDRIRSYHTLKYLAERATVDLACLADEPVEDGSIDVLAGLCRRAAIAPLGKLDRWRRALASLARGRSATEGLFYCPQLFRTLAKWSVDTQYDAVLAFCSSMTPYLDAGRLPDMPTFVDLVDVDSQKWFDYAELAHWPKSWLYRLEGRRVRRLEQQLAARSNAVFVVSENEANVLRSFCPNRDIHSIPNGVDLDYFKPSQYKQEPTDPECVFVGALDYRANIDGVTWFCRDVWPQVRAKHPTARLKLVGRCPSDAVRQLAKLPGADVAADVPDVRPYLHSAQVVIAPLRIARGVQNKVLEAFAAAKPVVATSAALVGIPATAGEHVYQADDPAQWLTALSELFAQPARRQQLAAAARRFAAAHYDWSTCLSPLESILSLAPQSCNTADSKLFGRSPISARRLPQPT
- a CDS encoding ABC transporter permease, with product MSIDLETTPLPAEADPTAPVAHENAPPASQHVTIIEARPGWKFVDFAELWRYRELLYFLVWRDVKVRYKQTVLGALWAILQPVATMLVFSLFFGRMAEMPSDLVPYPLFVLAGLVPWTFFSNALSQAGGSVVGSQNLVTKVYFPRLFIPLGAIGAGLVDFAIAFVVLIVLMLGYGVLPSAGMLLMPLLTLDLIAAALGVGVLLSALTVAYRDFRHVVPFMVQLWMFATPCIYMSTQTFGPRWNAILPLNPAFGIISNMRAAVLSKPLDLYSLSISTAVALAFLVIGCMYFRRVERSFADII
- a CDS encoding methyltransferase domain-containing protein, with protein sequence MTTIIQHSSPSRHRSVEVRTPLTNELNRVFDQKYGPAEKAGPNVRLWKRVGYYTPDEHYEALVSTLVNEKTVWLDVGCGRGLFPTNLKLAAELAGRCARLVGIDPDDTIHKNSLVHDYVQATVEDFTTEECFTLITMRMVAEHISDPQAVLTSLRRLLSPGGVVVLFTPFRWSPLSLAARLLPHRLHHPIKHLLWRTQEEDTFRVEYKLNTRRQLRRIFSRNDFEEVSFQRLADCASTWRFPRLHLVELAFCRAIQRLDLPYPEHCILAAFQKKS
- a CDS encoding O-antigen ligase family protein — protein: MKGLLFTYALTYGGALASLVNPFIGLLIYVCFAIIKPESLWHYSVPAGNYSRIVAAALLAGWAFQGFGDWNFGRARVVVWSLLGFMAWYMLSAIFAINQEVAWGDVEAKGKVVLPFLVGITIVRSPAQLKQLAWVIMLSQGFVAYEANMSYLTGGFNWIREIGFGGMDNNCCAIAMVCGTGFAFFLGLAETGWKRWLAFAAAAFMAHAIMISNSRGGMLALMITGGASFVLIRKQPVHYVYLLLAVIVGVRMAGPSVWERFNTTFAAQEDRDESAQSRIDLWKVCLQITASNPIFGIGPNNTPLVTHEYGFTKGKSPHTLWLQTASDLGLPGIAMLLTFYFSAILGLWRLAKEFDPLAPELADSCRMVIAALIGFMVAAQFVSLLGLELPFYVALVGAGYLKFSGALLASFSAAHYEEPNEIDTAAEHSLLAATS